The Brassica napus cultivar Da-Ae chromosome C7, Da-Ae, whole genome shotgun sequence genome has a segment encoding these proteins:
- the LOC106439884 gene encoding F-box/LRR-repeat protein 4 — protein MASVCVNDALTDDELRWILSRLDTEKDKEVFGLVCKRWLYLQSTDRKKLAARAGPHMLGRLASRFTRIVELDLSQSVSRSFYPGVTDSDLAVIAEGFKCLRVLNLHTCKGITDTGLASIGRCLSLLQFLDVSYCRKLSDKGLSAVAEGCHDLRALHLAGCRFITDETLKSLSQRCRDLEALGLQGCTNITDSGLADLVKGCRKIKALDINKCSNVGDAGVSSVAKACASSLKTLKLLDCYKVGDESVSSLSQFCKNLETLIIGGCRDISDESIVLLADSCRDGLKNLRMDWCLNVTDSSLTCVLKQCKSLEALDIGCCEEVTDNAFQGLGSEDVLGLKVLKVSNCPKITVAGIGKLLEKCSSLEYLDVRSLPHVTEVRCSEAGLEFPACCKVNFSGSLTEPDVLL, from the exons ATGGCCTCGGTCTGCGTTAACGATGCTTTGACCGACGACGAGCTGAGGTGGATACTGTCGAGGCTAGACACGGAAAAGGACAAGGAAGTGTTCGGTCTCGTCTGCAAGCGGTGGCTGTATCTGCAGAGCACCGACCGGAAGAAGCTGGCGGCGCGTGCTGGTCCGCACATGCTCGGACGCCTCGCATCCAGGTTCACTCGGATCGTGGAGCTGGACTTGTCTCAGTCAGTCTCGAGGTCGTTTTATCCAGGCGTCACTGACTCTGATCTCGCTGTCATCGCCGAGGGATTCAAGTGCCTCAGAGTCTTGAATCTGCATACCTGTAAAG GTATTACAGATACTGGTTTAGCCTCAATTGGGCGATGTCTCTCTCTTCTGCAGTTTCTTGATGTATCATACTGCAGAAAGCTCTCAGACAAAGGACTCTCAGCCGTTGCAGAAGGCTGCCATGATCTGAGAGCATTGCATCTAGCTGGATGTCGCTTCATCACCGACGAAACACTGAAATCACTTTCTCAGAGATGCCGCGACCTGGAAGCTCTCGGGCTCCAAGGCTGCACCAACATAACCGATTCAGGCCTTGCTGATCTTGTGAAAGGATGCAGAAAGATTAAAGCTTTGGATATCAACAAATGCAGCAACGTGGGAGACGCTGGAGTTTCCTCTGTGGCCAAAGCTTGTGCTTCTTCGCTCAAGACGCTCAAGTTGCTGGACTGTTACAAAGTTGGGGACGAGTCTGTATCCTCCCTGTCTCAGTTCTGCAAGAATCTGGAGACTCTGATCATCGGTGGATGCAGAGACATCTCTGATGAGTCGATCGTATTGCTGGCGGATTCTTGCAGAGACGGGCTCAAGAACCTGAGGATGGACTGGTGCTTGAATGTAACCGACTCTTCACTTACCTGCGTCCTGAAGCAGTGCAAGAGCTTGGAGGCTCTTGATATCGGTTGCTGCGAAGAGGTGACTGACAATGCTTTCCAGGGTTTGGGGAGCGAAGATGTTTTGGGGTTGAAGGTTTTGAAGGTGAGCAACTGTCCTAAGATCACAGTTGCGGGGATAGGCAAGCTTTTGGAGAAATGCAGCTCTCTGGAGTATTTGGATGTGAGGTCTCTTCCGCATGTGACGGAAGTGAGATGCAGTGAAGCTGGTCTCGAGTTCCCTGCGTGTTGTAAAGTTAACTTTTCGGGAAGTTTAACCGAGCcagatgttctgctttga
- the LOC106439888 gene encoding transcription factor TCP7, which produces MSNNNNDGVMISNGSLIEHQQNQKQSSDGALAVKKPPAKDRHSKVDGRGRRIRMPIICAARVFQLTRELGHKSDGQTIEWLLRQAEPSIIAATGTGTTPASFSTAVRGSSTTISTSANCTLSSPLDHKPFILGKRLREDSGGGKEEMGSFATPAGFWAVPARPDFGQVWSFASHQEMFLQQQQQQQQQPAAALFVHQQQQQQAAMGEASAARVGNYLPGHLNLLASLSGGAPGSGRREDDQR; this is translated from the coding sequence ATGTCTAATAACAACAACGACGGAGTTATGATCTCTAACGGATCTCTAATCGAACACCAGCAGAATCAGAAACAATCTTCAGACGGAGCTCTCGCCGTGAAGAAACCTCCGGCGAAAGATAGACACAGCAAAGTCGACGGACGAGGGAGGAGGATCCGTATGCCAATCATCTGCGCGGCTCGCGTGTTCCAGCTCACGAGAGAGCTCGGGCACAAATCAGACGGCCAAACAATCGAGTGGCTGCTCCGCCAAGCCGAGCCGTCGATCATCGCCGCGACGGGAACCGGCACAACTCCGGCGAGTTTCTCCACCGCGGTCCGAGGAAGCTCCACCACTATCTCCACTTCCGCGAACTGCACTCTGTCCTCGCCGCTGGATCATAAACCGTTTATACTCGGAAAACGCCTGAGAGAGGATTCAGGAGGCGGTAAGGAGGAGATGGGTTCTTTTGCTACGCCGGCTGGGTTCTGGGCGGTTCCGGCGAGGCCGGATTTCGGACAAGTATGGAGCTTTGCCTCTCATCAAGAGATGTTCTTGCAacaacagcagcagcagcagcagcaaccaGCTGCTGCACTGTTTGTACACCAGCAGCAACAGCAACAAGCTGCAATGGGTGAAGCTTCGGCGGCTAGAGTGGGGAACTATCTTCCGGGTCATCTTAATTTGCTTGCTTCTTTATCTGGTGGAGCTCCCGGGTCGGGTCGGAGAGAGGATGACCAACGTTGA
- the LOC106442432 gene encoding superoxide dismutase [Fe] 3, chloroplastic, which translates to MVGFREFAKTLAVAHLPSGSLNRLIFVNRRGNLPSFFYNFIISTGSNQQIDKATVGIAGVKKQLCFLTMASCVVTTGSFCSITDSSIRLKSSKLVHLSNQQRRRSLVSRGGLKVEAYYGLKTPPYPLDALEPYMSKRTLEVHWGKHHRGYVDNLNKQLGKDDRLYGYTMEELIKATYNNGNPLPEFNNAAQVYNHDFFWESMQPGGGDMPQKGVLEQIEKDFGSFTNFREKFTDAALTQFGSGWVWLVLKREERRLEVVKTSNAINPLVWDDIPIISLDVWEHSYYLDYKNERGRYINSFLNHLVSWNAAMSRMARAEAFVNLGEPNIPIA; encoded by the exons ATGGTCGGTTTCAGAGAATTTGCTAAAACCCTTGCTGTTGCACACCTCCCTTCCGGTTCGCTTAACcggttgatttttgttaacCGGAGGGGAAACCTccctagttttttttataattttataatatcaaCCGGatcgaaccaacagattgataAGGCCACTGTCGGAATCGCAGGAGTGAAGAAGCAACTCTGTTTTCTAACAATGGCTTCTTGTGTTGTGACGACAGGCAGTTTCTGTAGTATTACAGATTCTAGTATACGTTTGAAATCCTCCAAGCTTGTCCATCTG AGTAATCAGCAGAGAAGACGCTCTCTTGTGTCCCGGGGCGGTTTAAAGGTTGAAGCTTACTATGGTCTAAAGACCCCTCCTTATCCTCTT GATGCTTTGGAACCGTATATGAGTAAAAGAACACTAGAAGTGCATTGGGGTAAACACCACCGAGGCTATGTAGACAATCTAAACAAACAGTTAGGGAAAGATGATAGGCTCTATGGATACACCATGGAAGAGCTTATCAAGGCGACATACAACAACGGGAATCCTTTGCCTGAGTTCAACAACGCTGCGCAG gtcTATAACCATGATTTCTTCTGGGAGTCAATGCAACCTGGTGGTGGAGACATGCCTCAAAAGGGTGTTCTTGAGCAGATTGAGAAAGATTTTGGGTCATTCACGAATTTCAGAGAGAAGTTTACTGATGCAGCTCTTACTCAGTTTGGTTCTGGCTGGGTCTGGCTTGTTT TGAAGAGGGAAGAGAGAAGACTTGAAGTGGTGAAAACCTCAAACGCCATTAACCCACTAGTGTGGGATGATATT CCAATTATCAGCTTGGATGTGTGGGAG CACTCTTATTACCTAGACTACAAG aACGAGAGGGGTAGGTACATAAACTCGTTTCTGAACCATTTGGTGTCGTGGAACGCTGCAATGAGTAGGATGGCACGTGCTGAGGCGTTTGTGAATCTTGGTGAACCCAACATCCCAATTGCCtaa
- the LOC106439885 gene encoding GEM-like protein 7, translated as MTMSRVHQQVSAFPAVNTTLAGYLPDPASINKLQIPSPSKKSEQSKKESILRTNSFTNGARDQSKLGPKLTETVKRKLSLGAKIIQMGGLEKIYKRLFRVYDEEKLFKAYQCYLSTTAVPIAGLLFISSKKIAFCSERSIKVASPQGDLTRVHYKVSIPLCKIKRVNQSMNIKKPSQKYLEVVTVDGFDFWFMGFMSYQKAFNCLEQALNNN; from the coding sequence ATGACAATGAGCAGAGTCCACCAACAAGTTAGTGCATTCCCTGCAGTCAACACTACTCTGGCAGGTTACTTGCCTGATCCAGCATCCATCAACAAGCTCCAAATCCCATCTCCTTCCAAGAAGTCTGAACAAAGCAAGAAAGAATCGATTCTTCGAACCAACAGCTTCACAAACGGAGCTAGAGATCAAAGCAAGCTAGGACCAAAGCTAACTGAAACAGTCAAGAGAAAGCTATCTCTAGGAGCTAAGATCATTCAAATGGGAGGCTTAGAGAAGATCTACAAGCGGCTCTTTAGAGTCTACGATGAAGAGAAACTCTTCAAGGCCTACCAATGCTACCTATCAACAACCGCAGTTCCCATCGCAGGCTTACTCTTCATCTCATCAAAGAAGATTGCTTTCTGCAGTGAGAGATCAATCAAAGTGGCTTCTCCTCAGGGAGATCTCACAAGGGTTCACTACAAAGTGTCAATCCCTTTGTGCAAAATCAAGAGAGTGAACCAGAGTATGAACATAAAGAAACCATCTCAGAAGTACCTTGAAGTAGTCACGGTCGATGGCTTTGACTTCTGGTTCATGGGGTTCATGAGCTACCAGAAAGCTTTCAACTGTCTCGAACAAGCACTAAACAATAATTAG
- the LOC106439887 gene encoding probable prefoldin subunit 5 has protein sequence MASSSARGELEKMGIDQLKALKEQADLEVNLLQDSLNNIRTANARLESAAGALNDLSLRPQGKKMLVPLTASLYVPGTLDEADKVLVDIGTGYFIEKTMEDGKDYCQRKINLLKSNYEQLFEVLAKKKSVADEAGMILQGKVRQLQAATTS, from the exons atggcgTCATCATCGGCGAGAGGAGAGCTGGAGAAGATGGGGATCGATCAGCTGAAAGCGTTGAAGGAGCAAGCGGATCTGGAAGTGAATCTCCTCCAGGACAGTCTCAACAACATCCGCACAGCCAACGCTCGCCTCGAATCCGCCGCGGGAGCTCTAAACGATCTCTCTCTTAGACCTCAAGGTAAGAAGATGCTTGTGCCACTCACTGCGTCTCTCTACGTGCCTGGGACACTTGATGAGGCTGATAAGGTTCTAGTTGATATCGGCACTGGTTACTTCATAGAG AAAACAATGGAGGATGGAAAAGACTATTGTCAAAGGAAGATCAACTTGTTGAAATCCAACTATGAACAACTCTTTGAG GTGTTGGCCAAGAAGAAAAGCGTGGCAGATGAAGCCGGGATGATCTTGCAGGGTAAAGTTAGACAGTTACAAGCAGCAACCACGTCCTGA
- the LOC106439886 gene encoding dihydroorotate dehydrogenase (quinone), mitochondrial: MAGRAATSSAKWAREFLLRRNPLGAIRNSSSAAPGAASSTPKVPHFSKKGRILTGATIGLAIAGGAYVSTADEATFCGWLFSATKVVNPLFALLDAEFAHKLAVTAAARGWVPREKRPDPQILGLEVWGRKFSNPIGLAAGFDKNAEATEGLLGLGFGFVEVGSVTPVPQEGNPKPRIFRLREDGAIINRCGFNSEGIVVVAKRLGAQHGKRMLAETSGTSSSPGDEVKPGGKSGPGILGVNLGKNKTSEDAAADYVQGVHNLSQYADYLVINVSSPNTAGLRMLQGRKQLKDLVKKVQAARDEMQWGDDGPPPLLVKIAPDLSRGELEDIAAVALALHLDGLIISNTTVSRPDPVSNNPVATETGGLSGKPLFPLSTNMLREMYTLTRGKIPLIGCGGVSSGEDAYKKIRAGATLVQLYTGFAYGGPALIPQIKEELVSCLERDGFKSIEEAIGADHR, encoded by the exons ATGGCTGGAAGAGCTGCGACATCGTCGGCTAAATGGGCGAGAGAGTTTTTGCTCAGAAGGAATCCTCTTGGAGCGATTCGAAACTCTTCTTCTGCTGCTCCTGGCGCGGCTTCCTCTACACCTAAAGTCCCTCACTTTTCCAAAAAA ggAAGGATATTGACAGGAGCCACCATTGGTCTTGCCATAGCTGGAGGAGCTTATGTCAGTACTGCAGATGAAGCAACCTTCTG TGGGTGGCTGTTCTCAGCAACAAAGGTTGTTAACCCTCTCTTTGCTCTTCTGGATGCTGAGTTTGCGCACAAGCTGGCCGTCACGGCTGCTGCTCGCGGGTGGGTGCCTAGAGAGAAGAGGCCTGATCCACAGATCTTGGGACTTGAAGTTTGGGGAAGGAAGTTTTCAAACCCAATAGGTCTTGCTGCTGGATTCGACAAAAACGCTGAAGCCACAGAGGGATTGCTAGGACTTGGGTTTGGCTTTGTTGAGGTTGGCTCTGTAACTCCAGTTCCACAAGAAGGCAACCCTAAGCCACGTATCTTCAGATTACGTGAAGATGG AGCCATTATCAATAGGTGTGGGTTTAACAGTGAAGGGATTGTTGTGGTTGCAAAGCGGTTGGGTGCTCAACATGGTAAAAGAATGTTGGCGGAAACATCAGGCACTTCGTCATCTCCAGGTGATGAAGTTAAACCAGGGGGCAAATCCGGACCTGGTATACTTGGAGTCAACCTTGGAAAGAACAAGACAAGTGAAGATGCAGCTGCTGATTATGTCCAGGGAGTTCATAACTTATCCCAATATGCTGATTACTTG GTTATAAATGTTTCATCACCCAACACAGCAGGGCTGAGGATGCTTCAGGGGAGGAAACAGTTGAAGGACCTTGTAAAGAAGGTACAAGCTGCTAGGGATGAGATGCAGTGGGGTGATGATggtcctcctcctcttcttgtgAAGATTGCTCCTGATCTATCCAGAGGAGAGCTTGAAGATATTGCAGCG GTTGCTCTTGCTCTCCACTTGGATGGGCTG ATCATATCAAATACAACAGTCTCGAGGCCAGATCCTGTAAGCAACAACCCAGTGGCAACAGAAACAGGTGGTTTGAGCGGGAAACCGCTCTTTCCTCTCTCCACCAACATGTTGAGAGAGATGTACACCTTGACACGa GGAAAAATTCCACTGATAGGCTGCGGTGGTGTTAGCAG TGGTGAGGATGCTTACAAGAAGATAAGAGCTGGAGCTACTCTTGTTCAGCTGTACACTGGGTTTGCGTATGGTGGACCTGCTCTCATCCCACAAATAAAG GAGGAACTGGTGAGTTGCTTAGAAAGGGACGGCTTCAAGTCGATCGAAGAAGCAATTGGTGCAGATCACCGATGA
- the LOC106444267 gene encoding protein-S-isoprenylcysteine O-methyltransferase A, whose protein sequence is MTEIFSDTTGIRQLSQMLLSLTFFHTSEYILAIAIHGASNVSLTSLLISKRYALAMLLALVEHLTEITLFPELKQQHTWWVSSFGLVMIIIGETIRKTAIITAGRSFTHLIKTNHHEEEDHRLVTHGVYRLMRHPSYCGFLVWSVGTQVMLCNPVSAVLFTVVVWRFFAERIAYEECFLNQSFGVEYVEYAESVASGIPFVLLTL, encoded by the coding sequence atgACAGAGATCTTCAGTGACACCACCGGCATCAGACAGTTATCTCAGATGCTACTATCATTAACCTTCTTCCACACATCAGAATACATTCTAGCCATCGCCATTCACGGAGCCTCCAACGTATCTCTAACCTCACTTTTGATCAGCAAGCGCTACGCTTTAGCCATGCTATTGGCCCTGGTCGAACACCTTACCGAGATTACCCTCTTCCCGGAGCTGAAACAACAACACACGTGGTGGGTCAGCAGTTTTGGACTCGTAATGATCATCATCGGCGAAACCATCAGGAAAACAGCTATCATAACAGCGGGGAGATCGTTCACACACTTGATAAAGACCAACCACCACGAGGAGGAGGATCACAGGCTTGTGACTCATGGAGTGTATAGACTGATGAGGCATCCGAGCTACTGCGGGTTTCTCGTCTGGTCGGTTGGCACACAGGTTATGCTGTGTAATCCTGTTTCAGCTGTTTTGTTCACGGTTGTGGTGTGGCGGTTTTTCGCTGAGAGGATAGCGTATGAGGAGTGTTTTCTGAACCAGTCTTTTGGAGTAGAGTATGTGGAGTATGCAGAGAGTGTTGCTTCTGGTATTCCCTTTGTACTCTTGACACTTTAA